A window of Streptomyces sp. NBC_01142 genomic DNA:
GGAGCGGCCCAAGCCCGCCGCGTCCGGGTCCACGCTGTGGTCGTTCGAGGTGGTCCAGCAGGCTGCCCCGAAGACCCCCTAGCCTCACGGTTCCCCCGCACGGAATTCGTTGGCCATGGGGTCCGCCCTTCCGGTACAGAGAGGGGCATGACCGTCTGGACCCTGGCCCCCGAGGCCTTCGACTCCCCCGACGCGAGCGACCTGCGCCGCGCGTACTACGACGACGTCGCGAGCCGCTACTGGCAGCGACCCGCGACCGTCGAAGAGATCGACGAGGGGCTCGCCGGGGACGGCGTGGAGCGGCTCACCCCGCCCACCGGCCAGTTCGTCGTCGGCCGGTACGGCGGCGTCGCGGCGGCCTGCGGCGGGGTGCTGATGCTGGACGCCGAGCGTGCCGAGCTCACGCGCGTGTACCTGCGCCCCGCCTTCCGCGGGAAGAAGGGCGCAGGTCTGCTGCTGGAGATCCTGGAGTCCGAGGCACGCCGGCTCGGCGCGCGGCGGATGGTCCTCAACACCCGTCTCGATCTGATCGAGGCGCGCACGCTCTACGCACGGCACGGCTACGACGAGATCCCGGCGTACTGCTCGGGGCCGTACATGGATATCTGGTACGGCAAGGACATCGTGCCTTCGGGCTGACCAGAGCCCGGAGGGTGCCTTCCGCGATGTCGTCCACGTGCACCATGTCCCGCACCTGCCGGCCGCCGCCGTTCAGGTGCAGCGGA
This region includes:
- a CDS encoding GNAT family N-acetyltransferase; amino-acid sequence: MTVWTLAPEAFDSPDASDLRRAYYDDVASRYWQRPATVEEIDEGLAGDGVERLTPPTGQFVVGRYGGVAAACGGVLMLDAERAELTRVYLRPAFRGKKGAGLLLEILESEARRLGARRMVLNTRLDLIEARTLYARHGYDEIPAYCSGPYMDIWYGKDIVPSG